In the genome of Hydra vulgaris chromosome 06, alternate assembly HydraT2T_AEP, the window TCTTTTGTCATCCATAATTGTTTTTTGGGGGATGGTTTGTTTGGCATACGAGGGATAAATTGAAGACAACATTTATTGTATTTGTTGAGCCAAAGTTGGTAACATTGTTCTACatttaagtctttaaaaataGACGACCAGTCAACATTATTGAATTCTTTGTTGATTTTTTCGTAGTTACCATGCTTGTATATAAGTTTAGAGCTATTGAAACGTGATAATTTTATGCTGGAAGCCAGTTTGTAATGCCAGGTGATAGTGCAATGATATTGATCAGACAAACCGAGTGGAGAACCAATTTTGATTTCGCTAGCACGATATGAAGAGTCACATATGATGAGATCAAGAGACTTTGTCATAGGGCAATTAGCAGGTTTGATAGTAGGGACAGTGACGATTTGGTGAAGATGACAATCTTGAAAAAGAGAGACAAATGAAGAACTGAGACCAATTTTACTAGAGGAAAAAACTGAGTTGATAGTCCAAGTAATCTCTGGGAAATTGAAGTCACCAGCAATGATGATCCCGTTGTATTTTTTAGTCGATATTAAAGTTTTGGCATGGAAAATAGCACTTGAAATCTCTGAGAAGGCTTCAATATCGGAGGATGAAGGTCTATAAATGCAGCCTAGGATCATAGATTCATTCAAAAGCTTTAGTTCAAACCATAATTGTTCTGAATAGTAAGGAATAAAATCTTTGTGTAGTAGGGATTCCTCTATTTTGTTTGAGATGATTTTACTATTTATGTATATAGCTACACCTCCTCCGATTTGGTTGCGACGGTCTGAACGATAGAGGTTGTAGTTCTGAAGAGAGGGAGTTGATTGGTCATTGAACCATGTCTCTgtgataaaaataatgtcaaaagaATTGTTTTCTGCAAGTAAGGACAGTTCGATGAGTTTTATTGGATTGAGGGAGGTTGCATTGGTGTAGGAGCACGAAAGATGAGATAATTTGATGGAAGAGCTGGCCTTGTTAAAGAATGTTGAACTTGTGAGATGTTGAGAGCGACTGAATGGCTTCAGCAGCTAATTTCCATTTAAGGAATGGATTCCTCTCTCTTCCATTGATGTTGACTGTTTTGGATGTGTCAATGCATTTGATTTTTTCGCTGCGGATAACAAATCGAAAGGATTTGTCAAGTAAATCTTTTGCCAATAGTTCTGCATTTTCTGTAGCACGCTTTTTGTTTAAGTTGTTGAATGTTTCTTGTTCGAGAGGTGTACGGTCTGGGCGAATGTAGACAGATTTTAATTCATCTATTGAGGCAAGTCGCTTTGCATTAGATAAGACATCATTGCAGTGCTCATTCGAGTCAAACTCAATAATGATCAATTCATTTGGTTCAGCTGCTATTGTAGTTAAATTGGTGTTGTTGTTGATCTTTTTTGTGAAATGCCCAACAACTTTAAAAGCAACAttatagttaagttttttttagcgTACTTTGAACTGAAATTAGCCTCTGATTATTGTCAAAAGATTTTGGAAGACCGACAACTATAGCTCTTTTTGATTTCGTTTCTACAATTTTAGCATTTTCATTGACTGCTGTGATAATTGCTTTATTGGCTTCTGAACCATGCTTGACTGCGCTTGCCCAGTTAAGAGTTGTGGTCAAGCTCGGAGATGGTGACTTTGGCTGTTGAAAAAGATTTGCTTTTAGagtaatattttcagttt includes:
- the LOC136081446 gene encoding uncharacterized protein LOC136081446 translates to MILGCIYRPSSSDIEAFSEISSAIFHAKTLISTKKYNGIIIAGDFNFPEITWTINSVFSSSKIGLSSSFVSLFQDCHLHQIVTVPTIKPANCPMTKSLDLIICDSSYRASEIKIGSPLGLSDQYHCTITWHYKLASSIKLSRFNSSKLIYKHGNYEKINKEFNNVDWSSIFKDLNVEQCYQLWLNKYNKCCLQFIPRMPNKPSPKKQLWMTKELLSLIRLKKSLWARNFSSKWKITSLVGKYRETRKFVKKLSHSSLKSFEIALANDKRNPKRLFSYINSKRSVINQISSIRITSSSESISSDKITIANSLNNQFQSVFSKEPSNDNLPRFDRRTNTILTSIFFDTLATLMELSALDISKLLGVDNVSPHVLRFCSTSMSSPLTLIFKKSFEQM